A stretch of Haloprofundus halophilus DNA encodes these proteins:
- a CDS encoding aldo/keto reductase, with the protein MRHRELGTTGYDVTEIGLGTWNIGSDWGDVSEEEGREAVRAALDAGVDFVDTADVYGDGASERRIAEVLDEADARDDVTVATKAGRRLDPHGADGYTHGNLERFVDRSRDNLGVDSLDLLQLHCPPTEVYYRPEVFEALDDLKRAGKIDHYGVSVERVEEGLKAIEYDGVETVQIIFNPFRQRPAELFFREAARRSVGVVVRVPLASGLLTGTLSVDDEFPEDDHRNYNRDGDAFDVGETFAGVPFETGVRAADELEPAVPEDATLAQFTLRWILSFDAVSTVIPGSTSPEHVRQNVVAADLPEPSARQHERVREVYDAYVRDHVHHRW; encoded by the coding sequence ATGCGACACCGCGAACTCGGCACCACCGGTTACGACGTGACCGAAATCGGACTCGGAACGTGGAACATCGGCAGCGACTGGGGCGACGTGAGCGAGGAGGAGGGCCGCGAAGCCGTCCGCGCGGCGCTCGACGCCGGCGTCGATTTCGTCGACACCGCCGACGTGTACGGCGACGGCGCGAGCGAGCGGCGCATCGCCGAGGTGCTGGACGAAGCAGACGCCCGCGACGACGTGACCGTCGCCACGAAAGCGGGTCGGCGTCTCGACCCGCACGGAGCCGACGGCTACACGCACGGGAACCTCGAACGGTTCGTCGACCGGAGCCGCGACAATCTCGGCGTCGACTCGCTCGACCTGCTCCAGTTGCACTGCCCGCCGACGGAGGTGTACTATCGACCCGAGGTGTTCGAGGCGCTCGACGACCTGAAGCGAGCCGGAAAGATCGACCACTACGGCGTCAGCGTCGAGAGGGTCGAAGAGGGGCTGAAAGCCATCGAGTACGACGGCGTCGAGACGGTCCAGATAATCTTCAACCCGTTCCGACAGCGACCGGCCGAACTGTTCTTCCGAGAGGCCGCCCGACGCAGCGTCGGCGTCGTCGTCCGCGTGCCGCTGGCGTCGGGACTGCTCACCGGAACGCTCTCCGTCGACGACGAGTTCCCCGAGGACGACCACCGCAACTACAACCGCGACGGCGACGCGTTCGACGTGGGCGAGACGTTCGCCGGCGTCCCCTTCGAGACGGGCGTTCGCGCCGCCGACGAACTCGAACCGGCGGTGCCGGAGGACGCGACGCTCGCGCAGTTCACGCTCCGCTGGATTCTCTCGTTCGACGCCGTGAGCACCGTCATCCCCGGGTCGACCAGTCCCGAACACGTCCGCCAGAACGTCGTCGCCGCCGACCTCCCCGAACCGTCGGCCCGGCAGCACGAACGCGTCCGCGAGGTGTACGACGCGTACGTCCGCGACCACGTCCACCACCGCTGGTAG